The genomic DNA GAAGAACCTGGGGACTACTGGGGGTGTGAATCTCTATGCTCAGGCGATTGAAGATGCTGATGGGTTAGAGAAAATTGAAAGTCTACAGAGTCATGACAACACAGAGATTTATGAGAAGGCAGTAAAGATGCTTGAGACATATTGGTTGGAGGACGATGATGAGACAATGCCACCAGGTGACGCTGCTCCAGCTGCGTTCAACTTTGTAGGGAATGACGTTCCAACAGTCCCATCTGGTGGATTCAACTTCGGCTAGAGGTGATGCACATTTCACAAATCCATAATTTCATGTTTGGAATGTGGACGGTGTTATTGATGCTTAGAATTGTATTATTCTATCAATTGCAGAAGCATTCCTCAGCGAGGCAATAATCCAGTCAAGTCGGGTCCGGTCCAGGTCAGGTCAGGCGTCATGTTATGTTCGAGTCCTGTTGTAGGGTTCATTGTTGTCGGGGGTAGCTGGCTCAGGTGTTTGAACCAGCTGGTTTAAATCGGTTCAGGCTCTCATGGGTTTGATCATATGGACATCAGCAACACATTAAAAGAAAGAACCGGAGTTGTTTTCTTGGAGAGTCGTTATTTCCGGTGGTCGGGTCATTGTCCGTCTTCATTTGTTTTAGGTGTCATATCATATATTGGTCTCACATGTCTCTACTTGATCGGAGGTGTTTTGGAACtcccaaactttgtttttatagtCAGACGGTCGAAGGATTTCTGTTCTTGCTTACAGTTGTCTGTTGTTGAATCTTCGTCGTCCTGTTTTCAGGTTCAAGATTTGTTGTTGGGTCGGAGTCAAATCATATTGCCGGATGGTATACCATTTCTATTGGTTACATTTATATGATGGAGAAATTTTACTTATTTCGTTTCTCGTTAGAATTGACGATGTTTGTTAGCTTCTGGGCATTCATCTGTTGCATGAAAATATGCAGATCTTTTCAGTAGTAATCACATAGCTGACCTTACTTAGCGCGATTTCTTATCGGCTTCCAACCTTAATTCCTTGATTAACGACTTCAAGGAACTGGTCTTCGCATGCTATTTTCACCTCTTGCACACCCTTGATTATTCATCgcctttgaattgaataaaactAGAGAGAATTAAAGCGACATAAATCATTCCCGTACATATAAGCTAAAATCGATGTATTTCGCTATATTGAATGATCAAAAACATGTAATGGAACAAATAAACGCCGCGTCTTACACACGAGTTCTGGGGAATGAAAGCACAAAATCCTGGACAACGAAAACCGGAAGAATCAACGTAGATCCTTCGATGAAAACGCCCTTCCCCAAGGAGAACGTGGATCTTAAGCTCTATACAGGTTCCGGGTCGGTCCTTCCCCAATGAATCATCacccctccccctcccctctTTCTACTAATACAGTAATACCCAGAAATTAGTAGGAATTCACAAATAGTCACTTGAAGTAGTATGTGTAACTAGGGCACTCCAAAACTTCGTCGAATCTTCTGCTACGGATGGCATCTTTGCACGCTTAGAAGTCCGAAGGGAGGGTTAGGACAATTAGAACGAAACCAAAATCAGGAATCAACTGACCTTTCGCTTGTAGATCAAAAGAATATCTCCTTGAGGATTAGGAGGACCAACATGACAAAGCACATGATAACGAGTACGGTAGCACACATCACCATTCCCCCTTGTTTCTGTGTTCTCTCAGCCTGTAAGCCCCCATCCGTTAAACATAATATTCCGCAAGAACAAACACGGAAAAGAATCTGAAAACATACAGATGAAGTACGATGATTGATGTAAGAAAGGTACCTTTTGCAATTGCTTGAGGCCCTCATCGACTGTACTTGCTACATTCTGAATGTTGTAGTCTATCCTATCAACAATAGTTCCCTGTTTAAGAACGATATTTAGTTAATGGCTGATTTTCTGATGAAATTCATGTATCGAGAGGACATGAATACTAACCTGGTCTATCACTAGTACTGACAAATCCTTCATAATCTGAGCAAGCTCATTCACAGATTCCACAACCTATTGGGAAGAGAAACGAGTATTAGTCAATTATGAAGAAGCATGATCCAACACCAGTCAATTTAGAAACAACGAAAAGATCTTCACTTGCCTGTTGgatctctctttccctttctgCTGTGAATGCCTCGTTTTTCTTTATCTTGGCCATCTGACGCTCATTAAACATCTGACAGGATGCGTGAATTATCATCATATTACGATCATCTATGGTAAAAAAAtgtcttaaaatttgatcactCAACAACACTATAAATACACTGTATAGGGAATTTAGTGTACTCATATTTGTCGTGATTGAcaagatcttgagaaaatggtAATGAACTGGAGAAAGCTTACCATGTCATCCAAATCATCACCGTCCATTCTCGATGTACTTCCATTTAGGTTCATCTCTAAATCATCCCCATCTTGACCCTGTATCACCAAAAAtgagaaacaaaagaaatgtttgaaaatatataactgtAAGTTTAACTAGTTTCCAATTACATGTCAGATCACACAGTTACCCTCGGTATACAAACTGAACGCGGAAACACGATTCCAAGTTCCAAAAAGTACATGGAAAGATTACGTATGAACTAGATTATCAAGCCAGAGTAACAACAGAATGTTGAAACAAAGGTATGATGTATAACAATCCACTGACTTGAATGGTTAAAAGGTAAAATTCTTTTCGCACCTCTGTTTGCTGCCTGAGTCGCTTCAAATAAGTTGACTGTTTCTTGCGAAGGTCCATTGACAGGGTCTGAAGGTCAGTGGCAAGAGAGCGCTGCAAAAGAAACATGCAGACATTAGCACTGCTCTTTGGGATTACTTGAATTATAGATAACGCCCACTCAAGAGTGCAACACTCTGGAATAAACAAGACTAAGGAAAACCTAATCACTTACTGCGCTGCCAAAAATATTTCGTGGCTTCTAATTCTTACCTGCACATTTTTTCTAACATTTGAATCTTCAGAAGGCCCAGCTGCAGAAAGCTTCTGTAGTCTCTTCTCAGATTTCCTTATCAAATTAGTTATCTCTTGCGTAAGACTCTCAATCAAATGTTGATCTTCTTTACCATCTCCAAAAGAAGGCATTAAAGCCTTTGCGTGAGCCTTAGTCAGCTCAGCCATTTTTACCCGTGCACGCTGCACGTTTGCTGCTACCTCTTCTGAAAGATCAACCCATGCTGGCGGTAGACCAACAGTAAGTGCACCCCGACTGCAGCAATAAAAACACAATGACTTTCACACTAcagaaataaatttaaaaaatccaTACTTGCACCCGATTCATTGCCTTTTTCCGTGCATACTAATAAGAAGAACCAAGGATAATGTTCCCCTGAAACCAAACCAATCCCCCAATTTCTTGCAACAAATTTCAGTAATTACGAACGTCTCAAACTGACTAAAAGGCTTTCAGTAACCTTCTAGCATAGCAGGGTCCAAAGAGAACCAAACCATTTCAGGGACTCACATTGCAAACATATTAGAACTAATTCAAATACGAGCAACTTAATACtaggtctagtggtattcctcttcacttgtaagtgaaggtcttaggttcgattcgtGCCAAAGGagaagttgaaccacattatcaTGGCAAGCCTATTgtaaggcttagcccactcccccaccccctttagtgtagatactattcaaaaaaaaaaaaaaatcatatacaaAAAACCCACAAATCGTAATGCTCTTCTCCAATGAATCATCTTCGTGGACCGTTGCTTCTAAAATTCTAAAAGTTCATCACTGCAAGCTCTGAATTGTACATCTGCATTGCACCTGGTGATCATTCACCCGATATCGAATGCCTAAACTACAATATCTCTGATCTAATAAACAACAATCCAGCCTCCAATTTTGCTATCTAAGATTCTAAATATCACAATTCAGTGTGACCTAATCTGCATTCAGCACACTTCCAGTAAAAGACTTCTTTCTCCACTATCTGAACCTTTCATTTCTTTTCTGCTATTGATCTATGTTTTTCCTCTAAACTTTAACTTCATTAAATGTTAAACACTTCAATTAAAGCttaaattaaacagaaaatttCCATTAACATACACAGAAgaggagagaggggagagagagagagagagagagagagagagagagagagagagagagagacctt from Pyrus communis chromosome 17, drPyrComm1.1, whole genome shotgun sequence includes the following:
- the LOC137722588 gene encoding syntaxin-43-like; the encoded protein is MATRNRTLVYRKYRDALKSVRAPTSSSASSSGAGGGPVIELVSTSLLNPNRNYAPLSTEDPGNSSRGALTVGLPPAWVDLSEEVAANVQRARVKMAELTKAHAKALMPSFGDGKEDQHLIESLTQEITNLIRKSEKRLQKLSAAGPSEDSNVRKNVQRSLATDLQTLSMDLRKKQSTYLKRLRQQTEGQDGDDLEMNLNGSTSRMDGDDLDDMMFNERQMAKIKKNEAFTAEREREIQQVVESVNELAQIMKDLSVLVIDQGTIVDRIDYNIQNVASTVDEGLKQLQKAERTQKQGGMVMCATVLVIMCFVMLVLLILKEIFF